The following proteins come from a genomic window of Miscanthus floridulus cultivar M001 chromosome 2, ASM1932011v1, whole genome shotgun sequence:
- the LOC136536979 gene encoding uncharacterized protein: protein MAEQLEQPLEPPQIPDIKSSGKSEGDISLDEKSDSNKNDEQRLARLKKNKLKAGRRNRAKQRKQIWNKYKAELTEYNRKKAKREATKSTKRERIEELTKELHILMNNGKTKEDQKKEVGGSEKQPDEEVPQEPQGEQPPKKIKFSKARTSREC from the coding sequence atggcggagcagttagaacaacctctggaaccaccacagataccagatataaaatcttcaggCAAATCAGAAGGCGACATCTCGTTGGATGAGAAAAGTGACAGTAacaaaaatgatgagcaaaggctagcaagactaaagaagaataaATTGAAGGCTGGAAGAAGGAacagggctaaacaaaggaagcaaatctGGAATAAGTACAAGGCAGAACTAAcagaatacaacagaaagaaggcaaAAAGAGAAGCCAcaaaaagtacaaaaagggaaagaattgaagaattaacaaaggagttgcaCATCCTCATGAATAACGGAAAAACAAAGGAAGatcagaagaaagaagtcgggggatcagaaaaacaacccgacgaagaagttccacaggagccacaaggAGAGCAACCACCCAAAAAAATCAAGTTTTCAAAGGCTAGGACCAGTAGAGAGTGCTGA